The following DNA comes from Triticum aestivum cultivar Chinese Spring chromosome 3D, IWGSC CS RefSeq v2.1, whole genome shotgun sequence.
ACCACTTCTCCACAGTGCTGCTGCCGAGGCACTTCAAGCACAGCAACTTCTCCAGCTTTGTCAAGCAGCTCAACACCTATGTAAGCTACCAAGCCCGATTCCCTTGACCCCTCTTGCAAATTTGCGATGCAACTGATTTGTTATGCCTCGATGCGAGTAAATGTTTGCATGTTCTTGATGCTCCCAAATGCAATGCTGTGATTGTTACCTGTGAAATTGATGTGATTTTTGCCATTGAGATTGTGTTGCCAAATTTGGTGAAGAGAAGTACAGAAAAAGAGTCAGTTACAACTGCAGAATACTATTGACTATTCTGGTTCAACAGTGGGGATGTCATCTCTTGTTTACTATGAGCAGGACATCTTGCACTTCCGAAAATTGGTGGTATTAAACTAAACAAGCAGACCTGAATCCTATAAGTGCATAACGGCTTCAAAACAAAAGAAATCCTAGAAGTGCATAGGACTTTATGTACCCAGTTACATAATACTAAACGCCTtacattttgagacagagggagtatttatgtAGAGAAGTGCACAGGAACCCCTCGCTAGTAAACTTCAGTTAATAAGAAGGCAACACATTCTCAAAGTTTTGCCTGTTGGGCTGGATGTGCTGGTAAAACCTTGGACTTTACCTGTTCTTGCGGACTACTGCTCCAACGTACTATATATCTTATGTCATCATCAAGAGAAAAGAACTTGTTGAGAAAAAAGATCATTCTGCCTTCACACGCATTTATCCTTACCCTGCTAGTGTCATATTTTTTTCATAAGATAATGAACTGCAACATTGTCTTGCATGTGTTGTACAGTTGCGTATTTCATGCCTTCGTATTAGAGCCTCCTCTTGCTGAATTAATAGCAGTTGGAATACATTCGTGGAGTACCACATTATTTGGACTTATTTGTGAGCATGTGCATGGTGCCATCGTAGGTCATATGTCACTGTGAAATGTTTATCTTCATAATTCATATGGCTGTTGCACTGTGCTGTTACCTACTTTCACAATGCAGCGGTTATGGTTGCAGTCTCCTTCCCTTTTTTGCCAACTTGGCGAAGTACATAAAAATGTTGGATGTTGAAGGTTGCTATATGTTACTTCCTCCATACCATAAATAAGTGACGTTTTAGACACACCTTCTGTCAAACTTTTAAAACTTTAACTATGAATAGATTCTAATTATTCCGTTTGTAAATTTGAAATTGATATGTTATATAGTTGTCTCGGAAGGTATTTCTGGAATATTATATTTTGTAAGGCTTGCACATATATTGTATTATAAATCAGTGGTCAAAGTTACATTGAATAGCGTGTCAGTGTCTAGTGTCACTTATTTGTGATATGGAGGGAGTATTAACTAGTCTGGTGAATACTGCAGATATCAGCTCTCCTTCTTTATGTTTAGGGTGATTTGTTTACTATTTAAGAACATGTTGGTAGTACACTAAAACAAGCAGAGCTAACTCCCAAAGGTGAATAGGAATGATATAATGTCCTATTACAGTATTATTCTTTAGAAAAGCATAGGGAATCCCAAGCAGAAAAACTGAAGTTAATAAAGAAGCATATTGACACACTTTAGTTGAATAGAACTTCGGTGAGATATAAGTAAAAGCTGTATTGTAAGAATTTCTCGTGAATTACTTTCCTAAGTTCCTTTTTTCTCATGTTACCATAAAAAGGAAATCAGCATTGTGAGCAAAATGTTAAATCCGTGTGTTTTCATTCATTTTTCTTTGCCCTGCTAGTGTTATATTTATGAGTAAATTCACTTAACGTTAGGTAAACTGATGCTTGTTGCACTGTTATTACCCGCGCTCCCTGTTTAGTGGTTAATGTGCATTCCCCCTCTCAATTTTGGGACCTTTTCACCGAATAAAGGCTGTATTCTAAAATTACTTCAACATTttatccatcaacatctttatTCTTCTATGAGAGTCGATAGTTCTCTTCTTTTTTactacatttttcattttttttccctCAAAAGAAAAAAGGATGAAGATGAAAGAAGAGTTCTGAACAAATGTAAGGAAGAAACAACTGAAACGGTTTACTTAAACATGTTCTAAAGAGGTAACCAGAAGATACCCTGTTGCAGTTCCATCTCTTCGTACTGTTGCGGCTTATGGTCCAGAAAGAAGTAAAATGTAAATATAGcgtgttgttttttccatgttgaGAAAGAATTAACATTTTGCTACACACTTGCATTAGAAGTCTCCTGGAAGTAACTTTTCCCTGATATGCTGTTTGTTTGCTTGTCAGGGTTTCAGAAAGGTGGATCCTGATCGATGGGAGTTTGCCAACGAGGGTTTTTTACGTGGACAGAGGCACCTTCTGAAGAACATCAGACGTCGAAGACCTCCCGCTAATACTGCTCCAAATCAGCAATCTCTTGGATCATACCTTGAGGTGGGACACTTTGGAAATCATACAGATACCGACCAGCTGAAAAGGGACAAGCAACTATTGATGGCAGAAGTGGTGAAGCTAAGGCAGGAACAGCAGAGCATGAAAACGCACCTGAAAGGCATGGAGGAGAGGCTACGTGGAACCGAGCGGAAGCAGCAGCAAATGACAGCATTCCTGGCACGTGTCTTCCGGAACCCTGAATTATTGAAGCAACTGATTTCCCTGAATGGGGTGAGGAAGGAGCTCCATGACGCTATGTCAAAGAAAAGGAGGCGTAACATCGATCAGGGTCCTGAAGCTGATGACATGGGTGCTAGTGGCAGCCTGGAGCAAGAATCACCTGTTCTGTCTGATCCCTATGAGTCAGTGGAACTTCTTGGAGAGGTGTCGGTGGAACTCCTTGCTGACGGCGTCCCACCTGAGCTGGAAAGTTCAGTGGCACTCCTTGCTGATGGGATCCCACCTGACCTGGAAGGTGCGGCAGAACTCCTTGTTGATGTGATTCCATCTGATCTCAACGACTCAGGCATCGACACTGACGGTGTAAAGCCACAGGATTTTGGTCTTGGTACCTGTGAAGTGCAGCAGAACAGAGCCCAGGGGGTGTTGCATGATGATTTCTGGGAGGAGCTGATGAGCAGAGCACTCAGCGAGGAGGATGACAGCCCGGTTAACTTGGACGACATGGATGCGCTGTCTGAGAAGATGGATTTTCTCGTCCCAAACAGTCCGACCCGCGCAACCTAGTTCCAATTTCATTCTGTTATATCGCCGTGACTTCCGCCCTGTTTCGTCTGTCCACCCTGCAGTCTGTACGCAGGGAATTCTGCTGTGTCGATGGTGATTCCCCTTCGTGTCTGTCGTCTAAACTCTGCAGCGGGACATATTTCCATGAAACCCTTACGAGTGTTTCCTCCGATTGAGCTTAGAGATCTGTTCGTTTTTCAGGCAACATAGACTGTCAGTCTGTAATGCGGGTAGTGCTAGCGATTGAATGACGCATGTTCTGATCTGTACGGTGTAAGACAGTTTTCTGGGGTTAAAAAAGGTGTAGTATTGTAGATGTAGATTTGTGTACATTGGTTGTGTTTGCTGCTCACGATCCTTGGGCGTTGCGACAAAATGGTGACGAGACCTGATTTGGTCTGGGCGTCTGGCTATCCGACCCATTATTTTAGCTTTCGACAGGTTACCAACTgccccctctgtaaagaaatatatggtgatctaaacgcttttatatttcttcaAGGGGGAGCATTCTAGCTTCCTGCAGTGCTCATGGTTGTAGTTGCGCAAGCAAGGCGGCGCCATTCTCCGGTGATCGAATGGTCCAGACGTGTCCTTGGTTTGGATGTATATAAATTGGATCTTGTGTGGACCAAAATGCTTTTCATTATCTCATGTTGTATGTATAACATGCAGTCCTCTTGCATGGTTGGTTTGAAAAAAAAAATGTTCTATGGATGAAATTTACTGCTTTTATTATCTATAAAATCGTAGAGCTGcttaccatctactccctccgttcctaaatatttgtctttctagaggtttcaaatggtgactacatacggaacaaaatgagtgaatctacattctaaaatatgtttatatacatccgtatgtggtgaccatttgaaatctctagaaagacaaatatttaggaacggagggagtaggaagcATAAACCACACGACCTAGCGTCAACCAATCACAACCGCACCCATCCATGAACAGTACGAACTAAATCATGGGAGATGTGAGGGATCCAAACGGCAAAAACATTACAAGACAGATGCTAAACAGATCATCCAGTCAATACACCGCGACCAAAATTCAGACGACCCAACTTGTTTCTCCGTcagaaaaacatttccccctgtgCCAAAAACCCTATAGAGCTAAGCAGAGTCTTATCTAGCTAACTCAACTGGCCTGCGAGGTGGAAGCTGCatcaggctgctcatcgccagttTCTCCGTCCAAAAATATTTCCCGTGCCAAAAACCCTATACAGCTAACAGAGTCCAACCTAGCTCACTCAACTGGCTTGCGAGGTGGAAGATGCATCAGGCTGCATGCTCATCGCCAGTTTCATGAGGCTGTGCCTGGCAAGTACCAGGTTTAACAGCATCGCCTTCTGGAACTGCATCGTGTCCTGCCGCAGGCTTGTTGACACTTGCATGCAGTAGCTTCAGTTGAGCACCCGTTGCACCCGTCTAGATCAGTGTGCCCTGGCTGGGTCCATGGACCGGGCTGCATTCCTTGGATTGTTAGCGACCGCCTGACCAGTGTACAATGGATGCTGCCCATAAACTCCGGGCTGCAACCCTTGCTGTGGGTAGGCCGCAGCGGCATGGCTTGCTAGCTGCTGATAGTTCGCATTGTTAGCAACCGTCTGACCTGTGTACGTTGGCCGAGTCAATGGATACTGCCCATATACAGCAGGCTGCGTTCCTTGCTGCAGGTAGCCCGAACCGCCATGGCTCGCTGGCCGCTGATAGTTTGCATTGTTAGCAGCTGCCGGATTGGTATACGCTGGCTGAGTCGATGATACTGCCCATAGACGGCACACACGGCAGGCAGCATTCCTTGCTGTGGGCAGGCCAAAGCGACATGACTCGCTGGCTGTTGATAGTTTACATTGTTAGCAACCACATGATCAGTACACGCAGGCTGAGTCGATGGATACTGGCAATAGACACCGGGCTGCATTCCTTGCTGCGGGTAAGCCGATGCAACATGACTAGCTGGATGCTGCGGATAGTTTGCATTGTTAGCAAACGCCTGATCAGTGTAACCTGGCTGAGTCGGTGGATACTGCCCATAGACGTCGGGCTGCATTACTTGCTGGGGGTAGACCGAAGTGGCCTGGCTCGTTGGCTGCTGATAACCACTTGAAGATTGCATGTACCCATGAGTAGCACCCGCAGTTGCTCCATAGGGTTGACCATAACCAAGTCC
Coding sequences within:
- the LOC123075162 gene encoding heat stress transcription factor A-2b, yielding MDPMLSLVKEEEEDGDGTGDSPGATAAPRPLEGLRGAKPSLFLTKTYDMVDDRSTDDVVSWSAGNNSLVVWDLHHFSTVLLPRHFKHSNFSSFVKQLNTYGFRKVDPDRWEFANEGFLRGQRHLLKNIRRRRPPANTAPNQQSLGSYLEVGHFGNHTDTDQLKRDKQLLMAEVVKLRQEQQSMKTHLKGMEERLRGTERKQQQMTAFLARVFRNPELLKQLISLNGVRKELHDAMSKKRRRNIDQGPEADDMGASGSLEQESPVLSDPYESVELLGEVSVELLADGVPPELESSVALLADGIPPDLEGAAELLVDVIPSDLNDSGIDTDGVKPQDFGLGTCEVQQNRAQGVLHDDFWEELMSRALSEEDDSPVNLDDMDALSEKMDFLVPNSPTRAT